A window of Paenibacillus polygoni contains these coding sequences:
- a CDS encoding ABC transporter ATP-binding protein translates to MSNQMRSRVPVHQMPKVRAKHTGPTIKRLWNYLNKQRAALLMVYIFTVLSSLTALLGPYLVGVTIDNYIIPRDYMGLIQICLIMLAIHLFGSVVTWVQAYIMTALSQNTVLHLRKDLFSKYQKLPISFFDKRSTGELMSRATNDIENVSSTLNQSVTQLLNSIVTLIGSLVIMIILDIPLTLVALISIPLALVVTRNIAKYTKRYFKEQQQHLGDLNGMIEETISGQKVVKLYRQEEKETLRFREISERLNQVGIKAQMMSGMMGPFMNVVNNLSFALIAAVGGWLVFQGQTQVGVVVSFLSYSRQFGRPISELANQYNLIQSAVAGAERVFEIMDMKTEHEGEHGKPITNIQGAVRFDDVSFHYHPDKLILQNISFTAHPGEKVALVGPTGAGKTSVVNLLTRFYDIVDGAITIDDVDIRQIDKDHLRRLMGMVLQDAHVFSGTIRENIRFGKLDATDEEIEQAAVLANADTFIKRLPQGYDTMLSTEGSNLSHGQRQLLTIARAILADPDILILDEATSSVDTRTEMHIQEAMKVLMQGRTSFVIAHRLSTIQDADTILYLEQGRLVEQGTHEELLAAKGPYYELYQSQFQRVVS, encoded by the coding sequence ATGTCTAATCAAATGCGTTCCCGAGTTCCTGTGCATCAAATGCCAAAGGTAAGAGCAAAACATACGGGTCCTACGATAAAACGGCTTTGGAATTACTTAAACAAACAGCGCGCCGCACTGCTCATGGTTTATATTTTCACTGTGCTTAGCTCACTTACTGCTCTACTAGGTCCCTACCTTGTTGGGGTAACAATTGATAATTATATTATCCCGAGAGACTATATGGGACTGATTCAAATCTGCTTGATCATGCTCGCTATTCATTTGTTCGGTTCGGTGGTCACCTGGGTGCAGGCCTATATTATGACCGCCCTCTCTCAAAATACGGTGCTTCATCTGAGAAAAGATCTCTTTTCAAAGTATCAGAAATTGCCGATTTCATTCTTTGATAAGCGCAGCACTGGAGAACTGATGAGCCGTGCAACAAATGACATAGAGAATGTATCAAGTACGCTTAATCAAAGTGTTACTCAACTGCTGAATAGTATCGTGACACTCATCGGTTCCCTTGTAATTATGATAATTTTGGATATACCGCTTACTTTAGTAGCACTGATTAGTATCCCGCTCGCTCTTGTCGTAACCCGAAATATTGCTAAATACACAAAGAGATATTTCAAGGAACAACAGCAGCATCTGGGTGATCTCAATGGAATGATTGAAGAAACGATCAGCGGGCAAAAAGTGGTGAAATTATACCGTCAGGAAGAAAAAGAAACTCTGCGCTTCAGGGAAATTAGCGAACGGCTTAATCAGGTTGGAATTAAGGCGCAAATGATGTCTGGGATGATGGGACCGTTCATGAATGTCGTTAACAACCTCAGTTTTGCCCTGATTGCGGCTGTGGGAGGCTGGCTCGTATTCCAGGGTCAAACCCAGGTCGGCGTTGTCGTTAGTTTCCTCAGTTACTCTCGTCAATTTGGACGCCCCATCTCTGAACTTGCAAATCAGTACAACCTGATTCAATCTGCTGTCGCCGGTGCAGAGAGAGTATTTGAGATTATGGATATGAAGACGGAGCATGAAGGCGAACATGGAAAACCGATTACGAATATACAAGGTGCAGTACGTTTCGATGATGTGTCTTTTCACTATCATCCGGATAAACTTATTTTGCAAAACATAAGCTTTACTGCACATCCAGGTGAAAAGGTGGCTCTTGTTGGACCCACGGGAGCAGGTAAAACATCGGTCGTAAATCTGTTAACCCGTTTCTACGATATTGTGGATGGAGCAATTACGATTGATGATGTGGACATTCGCCAAATCGACAAAGATCATCTCCGCAGGCTGATGGGGATGGTACTTCAAGATGCCCATGTTTTCTCAGGGACGATTCGGGAAAATATCCGCTTTGGTAAACTGGATGCAACGGATGAGGAAATAGAACAAGCGGCTGTACTCGCGAATGCAGACACATTTATTAAACGACTCCCTCAGGGATATGACACGATGCTTAGTACGGAAGGCAGCAACCTGAGTCATGGACAGCGGCAGCTGTTAACCATCGCGAGAGCCATCCTGGCCGATCCGGATATTCTTATACTGGATGAGGCCACAAGCAGTGTAGATACAAGAACCGAAATGCATATTCAGGAGGCAATGAAGGTACTTATGCAAGGGAGAACGAGCTTCGTTATCGCCCACCGGCTAAGTACGATTCAAGATGCAGATACCATTCTTTACCTTGAGCAGGGTCGTCTTGTAGAACAAGGAACACATGAGGAATTATTAGCAGCAAAAGGCCCTTATTATGAGCTGTACCAAAGTCAGTTTCAACGAGTTGTATCCTAA
- a CDS encoding ABC transporter ATP-binding protein — protein sequence MKKLLPFLKPYWAASLLAPLLMMLEVSMDLLQPRLMASIIDEGITKNNLGHIQETGLFMIVVALIGLVGGAGCTIFSSIAAQHFGKDLRIRLFEQIQSFSFRNLDERKTGSLITRLTNDVVQLQAFVQMILRIFVRTPLMLIGSLVMAIMLSPNLAFILVVSVPVLFFILYLLTKRSFPLFTKMQSKLDQVNTVLQENLSGVRVIKAFVRSDYEEQRFNKTNDDYTQAAIRANRLMALSMPLMTLVLNTSIVAVLWFGGLQYYQGSLEIGKLIAFINYVTQLLMSMLMLSNMLVFVSRAKVSADRVNEVLNTYSELENPVHPKRASSDHEGSIEFSNVSFSYHNREDDLVLTDISFKAEPGQMVAILGATGAGKTTLVHLIPRLYEVYSGEIRVGGVPVQDYDLEELRSKVAVVMQQAILFSGTIRDNIRYGNPSASDEQIRAAAKAAEAAPFIERLELGYDTVLGQKGVNLSGGQKQRISLARALVTDPSILILDDSTSAVDLKTEANILKAMEQQKSNITKIIIAQRISSVTKADLILVLNDGKIAAQGTHEQLLKTSSVYQDIYRSQRKEDISYV from the coding sequence ATGAAGAAACTACTTCCTTTTCTCAAACCCTACTGGGCAGCGAGCTTACTCGCTCCTCTGCTTATGATGCTCGAAGTTTCTATGGATTTGCTTCAGCCCAGGCTCATGGCAAGTATCATAGATGAAGGGATAACAAAAAATAACCTTGGTCATATTCAGGAAACCGGGCTCTTTATGATCGTTGTCGCGCTGATTGGTCTAGTAGGCGGAGCCGGCTGTACGATTTTTTCGAGCATAGCTGCACAGCATTTTGGAAAAGATCTACGAATTCGATTATTCGAACAGATCCAATCCTTTTCTTTTCGCAATTTGGATGAACGAAAAACCGGCTCGCTCATTACTCGTTTAACGAATGATGTGGTACAGCTGCAAGCTTTTGTTCAGATGATTCTAAGAATCTTTGTCCGTACGCCGCTGATGCTGATCGGAAGCTTAGTGATGGCCATTATGCTGAGCCCTAATCTAGCGTTCATCTTAGTCGTTTCCGTGCCTGTACTTTTCTTCATTCTCTATCTCTTAACTAAACGGTCTTTTCCTTTATTTACGAAAATGCAAAGCAAGCTCGATCAGGTAAACACTGTTCTTCAAGAAAACTTGTCGGGTGTTCGTGTCATCAAAGCTTTTGTCCGCAGTGATTATGAAGAGCAGCGATTCAACAAAACAAATGACGATTATACCCAGGCAGCAATTCGGGCTAACCGGCTGATGGCACTCAGTATGCCGCTGATGACGCTTGTACTGAATACCAGTATCGTAGCAGTGCTCTGGTTCGGAGGATTGCAGTATTATCAAGGAAGTCTTGAAATAGGTAAACTCATCGCTTTTATTAACTATGTCACCCAGCTCCTAATGTCAATGCTGATGCTAAGTAACATGCTAGTTTTTGTATCGAGAGCGAAAGTATCTGCAGATCGGGTAAATGAAGTGCTGAATACATATTCTGAGCTTGAAAACCCGGTTCATCCAAAACGTGCGTCAAGTGATCATGAAGGATCTATTGAGTTTTCTAATGTTAGCTTCTCTTACCATAACCGAGAGGACGACCTCGTCCTCACTGATATCAGTTTCAAAGCAGAACCGGGTCAAATGGTAGCGATCCTTGGAGCGACGGGTGCTGGGAAAACGACTCTTGTCCATCTCATTCCAAGACTTTACGAAGTATACAGCGGTGAAATACGGGTGGGGGGTGTCCCCGTACAGGACTATGATCTGGAGGAACTAAGAAGCAAGGTTGCCGTAGTAATGCAGCAAGCAATTCTGTTTAGCGGAACAATTCGGGATAATATCCGCTACGGCAATCCTTCAGCCAGTGACGAACAAATCAGGGCCGCTGCAAAGGCAGCCGAAGCAGCTCCTTTTATTGAACGGTTGGAACTAGGGTATGACACGGTTCTTGGACAAAAAGGGGTAAATCTGTCTGGCGGGCAAAAACAACGAATTTCCCTTGCGAGAGCACTTGTTACGGATCCTTCGATACTTATACTGGACGACAGTACGAGTGCGGTTGATCTCAAGACAGAAGCTAACATACTAAAAGCGATGGAACAACAAAAAAGCAACATCACTAAGATTATCATCGCACAGCGTATTTCTTCTGTAACAAAAGCAGATCTGATTCTTGTTCTAAACGATGGAAAGATCGCAGCTCAAGGAACGCATGAACAACTTTTGAAAACAAGTTCCGTTTACCAAGATATCTACCGTTCACAGCGCAAGGAGGATATATCCTATGTCTAA
- a CDS encoding alpha-N-arabinofuranosidase, protein MVKVLVHTETRKSQINKNIYGQFSEHLGRCVYEGIWVGEDSPIPNTDGIRNDVIEALKQLKVPVLRWPGGCFADEYHWEDGIGPRENRPRMLNTHWGGVEENNHFGTHEFMRLCELIGAEPYICGNVGSGTVYEMQQWVEYMNNGGQSPMASLRAQNGQEEPWNVKYFGVGNESWGCGGNMRPEYYADLYRRYSTYVRNYSAEPVYKIACGPNTADYHWTEVLMREAHHLMNGLSLHYYTTGTGIWEKKGSATGFTSEEWFTTLKATLYMEELIVKHSAIMDKYDPDKKVGLIIDEWGTWFEVEPGTNPGFLYQQNTVRDALVAGINLNLFHEHSDRVTMTNIAQIVNVLQAMILTEGANMVLTPTYHVFDMYKVHQDAHLLESQYVSPSYKMGDEEIPQLSLSSSVDHEGHIHVSACNLSHADSLNVELDLQGIEDAVVSGQVLVSSDKLDAHNSFDNPAQVAPKELQGITAEKGNVSFTLPAASVAVIKIVPKKG, encoded by the coding sequence ATGGTAAAAGTTCTTGTACATACGGAGACACGAAAAAGCCAAATCAACAAAAATATCTATGGTCAATTTTCTGAACATTTAGGACGTTGTGTTTATGAAGGAATATGGGTGGGGGAAGATTCGCCCATTCCAAATACGGACGGCATCCGAAATGATGTAATAGAAGCATTGAAACAACTAAAAGTACCTGTACTGCGCTGGCCAGGCGGCTGTTTTGCTGACGAGTACCACTGGGAAGATGGAATTGGTCCTCGTGAGAATCGTCCGCGTATGCTTAACACCCACTGGGGCGGAGTAGAAGAGAATAACCACTTTGGTACGCATGAATTTATGAGACTCTGTGAACTGATTGGGGCAGAACCTTATATTTGTGGTAATGTCGGCAGCGGTACAGTGTATGAAATGCAGCAATGGGTAGAATACATGAATAACGGCGGACAGTCGCCAATGGCAAGTCTTCGTGCACAGAACGGTCAAGAAGAACCGTGGAACGTGAAGTATTTTGGAGTAGGTAATGAAAGCTGGGGCTGCGGCGGGAACATGCGTCCTGAATATTACGCTGATCTGTATCGCAGATATTCCACTTATGTGCGTAATTACAGTGCTGAGCCGGTATATAAAATTGCTTGCGGACCTAATACAGCAGACTATCACTGGACAGAAGTTCTTATGCGGGAAGCTCATCATCTCATGAATGGACTTAGTCTTCACTATTACACGACAGGTACGGGTATATGGGAGAAGAAAGGCAGTGCTACTGGATTCACAAGTGAAGAATGGTTTACAACACTGAAAGCTACTCTATACATGGAAGAGCTGATTGTAAAACATTCGGCTATTATGGATAAATATGATCCAGACAAAAAAGTAGGACTGATCATTGATGAATGGGGAACTTGGTTTGAAGTAGAGCCAGGAACAAATCCAGGATTCTTATATCAACAAAATACAGTTCGCGATGCGCTCGTAGCGGGAATTAACCTGAACTTATTCCATGAACATTCCGATCGTGTAACGATGACGAATATTGCACAGATCGTGAATGTCCTTCAAGCAATGATTCTAACGGAAGGTGCTAATATGGTACTGACACCGACATATCATGTGTTTGATATGTATAAAGTTCACCAGGATGCACATTTGCTTGAGTCTCAATATGTAAGTCCATCTTATAAAATGGGTGACGAAGAAATTCCGCAGCTCAGCCTATCTTCTTCTGTAGATCATGAAGGGCATATTCATGTATCTGCTTGTAATCTCAGCCATGCAGATTCCTTGAATGTAGAACTTGATCTGCAAGGGATTGAAGACGCTGTGGTAAGCGGCCAAGTGCTGGTTTCATCTGATAAGCTCGATGCACATAACTCGTTTGATAACCCGGCTCAGGTTGCACCGAAAGAACTTCAAGGAATCACAGCAGAGAAAGGAAACGTTAGTTTCACACTGCCTGCTGCTTCCGTAGCAGTAATTAAGATTGTGCCAAAGAAAGGCTAA
- a CDS encoding DUF6171 family protein, which yields MTTRADNECKGCTASVHVSESQLAVMEQSTVTSEQGMSEQAAQELYKERLAICRTCDGFKYGTTCKYCGCLIPLKAKVASATCPYPFEPKWLR from the coding sequence ATGACAACAAGAGCTGATAACGAATGCAAAGGTTGTACGGCAAGTGTGCATGTCAGCGAATCACAACTTGCCGTTATGGAACAGTCTACTGTTACATCTGAGCAAGGAATGTCAGAGCAGGCTGCTCAGGAACTGTACAAAGAGCGTTTAGCAATCTGCCGTACATGTGATGGATTCAAATACGGAACCACTTGCAAATACTGTGGATGTCTCATTCCTTTGAAAGCCAAGGTAGCCAGCGCTACCTGTCCCTATCCTTTTGAACCGAAATGGCTTAGGTAA
- a CDS encoding DJ-1/PfpI family protein, with the protein MKIAFVVFDGITFLDFAGFYDVITRLAYFPETKNTTWDICGMQEEVTDELGMTMKVTKVKPDLSSYDMLFVPGGIGTRKLQYDHDFTQWLKSAEKVKFKISVCTGSLLLGAAGFLQDKRATTHPMHYDLLVPYCAEVVKCRLVRDGNIFTGGGVATSIDLGLYIVSLFLKEEEVHNIRKQMDYPYRHHDIITI; encoded by the coding sequence ATGAAAATTGCTTTTGTTGTCTTTGACGGAATTACGTTTCTGGATTTTGCTGGATTTTATGATGTAATTACAAGACTTGCGTATTTTCCTGAAACGAAAAATACGACATGGGACATATGCGGAATGCAAGAGGAAGTAACGGATGAACTTGGAATGACAATGAAGGTTACTAAGGTGAAACCAGATCTTTCTTCTTATGATATGCTGTTTGTTCCCGGAGGGATCGGGACGAGAAAGCTTCAATACGATCATGATTTTACCCAGTGGCTGAAGAGTGCAGAGAAAGTTAAATTTAAAATTTCTGTATGCACAGGCTCGTTATTGCTTGGTGCAGCAGGTTTTCTTCAAGATAAGAGAGCGACCACCCATCCAATGCATTATGATTTGCTAGTCCCTTATTGTGCGGAAGTGGTGAAATGTCGCCTTGTTCGAGACGGCAATATATTTACCGGCGGCGGTGTAGCCACATCCATTGATTTGGGCCTCTATATTGTAAGCCTGTTTCTTAAAGAAGAAGAGGTGCACAATATTCGTAAGCAAATGGATTATCCTTATCGTCATCACGATATCATTACCATCTAA
- the thyX gene encoding FAD-dependent thymidylate synthase, which translates to MSFEKVLDQGYVRLVNHMGSDLTIVNAARVSYAKESVELTERDMKLIRFLAREGHTSPFRHVMLQYEIYAPLMVARQWWKYIVGSSHMEGTGDSLDAWNESSRRYITEEPEFYIPNHQEWRGAPAHSKQGSGDVLPGEQGAKLSAELLEYVELGIKKYEAALESGVCAEQARLFLPSYGMYIRWYWTASLQSVCHFLNQRLMHDAQQEIQAYAKAILSLSEPLFPVAINEMVHVKEETLI; encoded by the coding sequence ATGTCTTTTGAAAAAGTGCTTGATCAGGGGTATGTTCGTCTAGTGAATCATATGGGGTCGGATCTGACCATAGTGAATGCGGCAAGAGTATCTTATGCCAAAGAGTCAGTAGAACTCACGGAGAGAGACATGAAACTGATACGGTTCCTAGCAAGAGAAGGTCATACTTCTCCTTTTCGTCACGTAATGCTTCAATATGAAATTTACGCACCCTTAATGGTCGCTAGACAGTGGTGGAAATACATAGTCGGCTCAAGTCATATGGAAGGTACAGGTGATAGCCTTGATGCGTGGAATGAGTCGAGTCGCAGATACATAACAGAAGAACCTGAATTCTATATTCCAAATCATCAGGAGTGGAGAGGAGCACCCGCGCATTCAAAACAAGGGAGCGGAGACGTGCTTCCAGGAGAGCAGGGTGCGAAACTAAGTGCAGAGTTACTGGAGTATGTAGAACTGGGTATAAAAAAATATGAAGCAGCCCTGGAATCAGGGGTATGTGCTGAACAAGCAAGGCTTTTTCTCCCATCTTACGGGATGTATATTCGCTGGTACTGGACAGCTTCGCTGCAATCGGTATGTCATTTTTTGAATCAGCGGCTTATGCATGATGCCCAGCAGGAGATCCAAGCGTACGCGAAAGCAATTCTATCCTTAAGTGAACCACTGTTCCCGGTAGCAATAAATGAGATGGTGCATGTTAAGGAAGAAACATTAATATAG
- a CDS encoding GNAT family N-acetyltransferase translates to MEYRKMDVRDYEQCIALWRRTEGMSISNADSREAIESYLERNEGFSYVAVQNEDIIGTLLAGHDGRRGYLYHLAVKPEYRGQGIAKILVQSCLDRLRDAGIERAHIMVMGSNESGQSFWTGLGWTRRGDILICSRDIHMNPVGQG, encoded by the coding sequence TTGGAATACCGTAAGATGGATGTCCGCGATTATGAGCAGTGTATTGCTTTATGGAGAAGAACGGAAGGCATGAGCATCAGCAATGCAGATTCCAGGGAAGCCATAGAAAGTTATTTGGAACGTAATGAAGGATTCAGTTATGTAGCTGTTCAGAATGAAGATATCATAGGGACTCTGTTGGCAGGCCATGACGGAAGAAGAGGCTATCTATACCATTTGGCAGTCAAGCCAGAATACCGGGGACAAGGGATTGCTAAAATCCTTGTACAGTCTTGTCTGGACCGGCTTCGAGACGCAGGGATCGAGAGAGCTCATATTATGGTGATGGGTTCCAATGAGAGTGGCCAATCATTCTGGACGGGTCTTGGATGGACACGGCGCGGAGATATTTTGATATGTTCCCGGGATATTCATATGAATCCTGTAGGACAGGGATGA
- a CDS encoding n-acetylglutamate synthase, with amino-acid sequence MMNKIDYNGRIFTSWENSGNGEVNRETLFHYFQDGNLVWANYAGGGIIAGHLIATMGDDGALDMRYHHVNEKNEIMTGICTSTPELLENGKIRLHEEWTWTSGDRSSGRSILQEV; translated from the coding sequence GTGATGAACAAGATAGATTACAATGGGCGAATCTTTACGTCATGGGAGAATTCCGGCAATGGGGAGGTCAATCGAGAGACACTTTTTCATTATTTTCAGGACGGAAACCTCGTGTGGGCTAATTATGCAGGAGGCGGTATTATAGCAGGCCATCTGATTGCAACAATGGGGGACGACGGGGCTTTAGATATGCGTTATCATCATGTTAATGAAAAGAATGAGATCATGACAGGGATATGCACTTCTACTCCCGAATTACTTGAGAACGGAAAAATACGCCTCCATGAAGAATGGACATGGACAAGCGGAGACCGGTCAAGCGGGCGCTCTATACTGCAAGAAGTCTGA
- a CDS encoding SdpI family protein, which translates to MDLDNLVVFSFVGILFVIIGVIMKWKPPKRINSLFGYRTHRSTQNQRMWEEANRYSAMWMIYVGIFFIIIGLIVAKFVQGIQGLGILVGVFLTVHLLVFVMVERRLKELE; encoded by the coding sequence ATGGATTTGGATAATCTGGTCGTGTTCAGTTTTGTAGGGATCCTCTTCGTTATCATCGGTGTGATAATGAAATGGAAGCCTCCAAAGCGAATAAACAGCTTGTTTGGATATCGAACCCATCGGTCAACTCAGAATCAACGAATGTGGGAAGAAGCGAATCGTTATAGTGCGATGTGGATGATTTATGTTGGGATTTTTTTTATAATCATTGGATTGATCGTTGCTAAATTTGTTCAAGGTATCCAGGGACTTGGTATTTTGGTAGGCGTTTTTTTGACTGTTCATCTCCTTGTATTTGTCATGGTGGAGAGAAGGTTAAAGGAATTGGAATAA
- a CDS encoding NUDIX domain-containing protein, with the protein MMISYNHESIEYHTTTGGIIIQNGKVLLQREQNQPYWFLPGGSVEADDTPEYTIAKMIYEQLGVPVIQEQQVWMIENIVDLPLGPNMRIHETGMFFVLELPYPHPIFNQDGEFTGTNKEYRYKWIDLDVLRQHHVVPEFVVPELHVLEIGKGVKHIVS; encoded by the coding sequence ATGATGATATCCTACAACCATGAATCCATCGAGTATCACACAACTACAGGAGGAATAATTATTCAGAATGGCAAAGTTCTTCTGCAAAGAGAACAAAACCAGCCGTATTGGTTTTTACCAGGCGGAAGTGTAGAAGCAGATGATACACCTGAGTATACAATCGCTAAGATGATATATGAACAGCTTGGTGTGCCTGTAATTCAAGAGCAGCAAGTATGGATGATTGAGAATATTGTCGATCTACCATTGGGGCCCAATATGCGGATTCATGAGACGGGAATGTTCTTCGTTCTGGAACTTCCATACCCACATCCGATCTTCAATCAAGATGGTGAATTTACAGGTACAAATAAAGAATATAGGTATAAATGGATTGATCTTGATGTTCTTCGGCAGCACCATGTTGTTCCGGAATTTGTCGTTCCCGAGCTTCATGTGCTGGAAATTGGAAAGGGTGTCAAGCATATCGTGAGCTAG
- the rnhA gene encoding ribonuclease H — MAKQKYYVVWEGKSPGIYTSWPACQQQVNGVNGAKYKAFESKSEAEKAYTAGWKGYWGQGGAQKSAGSSSKRTYGTADAAPIEPVDYNSISVDVGTRGNPGPMEYKGVDTKTGEVLFSVGPIPNGTNNIGEFLAIVHALAYLQEKGSNKTIYSDSVNAMKWVRQKKAATTLKKDASTRQVWDLVERAEEWLRTHTYQNKIVKWQTKLWGEIKADYGRK, encoded by the coding sequence ATGGCTAAGCAAAAATATTATGTAGTTTGGGAAGGGAAAAGCCCGGGTATTTATACAAGTTGGCCTGCATGCCAGCAGCAGGTTAACGGAGTGAATGGCGCTAAATACAAGGCATTTGAATCCAAATCAGAGGCCGAGAAAGCCTATACGGCTGGCTGGAAAGGATATTGGGGGCAAGGAGGAGCTCAAAAATCTGCAGGGAGTTCTAGCAAGCGTACGTATGGAACTGCTGATGCTGCACCTATAGAACCTGTTGACTACAATAGTATCTCGGTTGATGTAGGAACTAGGGGGAATCCCGGCCCAATGGAATACAAAGGTGTGGATACGAAGACAGGAGAAGTGTTGTTCAGTGTAGGTCCCATACCGAATGGTACAAATAATATCGGCGAGTTTCTTGCCATTGTTCATGCGCTGGCCTATCTTCAAGAAAAAGGAAGTAACAAGACCATTTATAGTGACTCAGTAAATGCGATGAAATGGGTTAGACAGAAGAAAGCAGCTACTACATTGAAAAAAGATGCCTCAACCCGTCAGGTTTGGGATTTAGTTGAGCGGGCTGAAGAATGGCTCAGAACACATACGTACCAGAATAAAATTGTGAAATGGCAAACGAAGTTGTGGGGAGAAATAAAAGCAGATTATGGACGTAAATAA
- a CDS encoding Cof-type HAD-IIB family hydrolase, producing the protein MTNYKAVFFDIDGTLVNDEKVIPADAVEAVNQLKARGIDVFIATGRAPYYITEYLTELGLDSFVSLNGSYVVYKGQPVYKAPISKLTMERLENTALSHNHPVVMQGAEASFSNTKQHDFIKTSFETLRVEVPGYRTSYWKEEPIYQALLYCQEHEEHIYTSEEAGFLDLQFVRWHPYAVDVIPASGSKAKGIEAVLKVLGLSKDEVVAFGDGLNDVEMLSYVGLGIAMGNANEEVKSYANHVTSSVDESGIRKGLEYAGLL; encoded by the coding sequence ATGACTAATTATAAAGCTGTATTTTTTGATATAGATGGTACGTTGGTGAATGATGAGAAGGTTATTCCTGCAGATGCAGTTGAAGCAGTGAATCAGCTGAAAGCTCGTGGAATAGATGTTTTCATAGCGACAGGAAGAGCACCTTACTATATTACTGAATATTTAACAGAGCTTGGTCTGGACTCCTTTGTCAGCCTGAACGGATCCTATGTGGTGTATAAAGGACAACCTGTTTATAAAGCTCCTATTTCCAAATTAACAATGGAGAGACTGGAAAATACAGCACTCAGCCACAACCATCCTGTTGTGATGCAAGGTGCGGAGGCGAGCTTTTCTAACACGAAGCAGCACGATTTTATAAAGACATCTTTTGAGACTCTTCGTGTCGAGGTACCGGGTTATCGTACTTCTTACTGGAAAGAAGAACCGATTTATCAGGCGCTGCTGTATTGTCAAGAACACGAAGAACATATCTATACCTCAGAGGAAGCAGGTTTTCTAGATCTTCAGTTTGTTAGATGGCATCCTTATGCTGTGGATGTAATTCCTGCGAGTGGTTCTAAGGCCAAAGGTATTGAGGCGGTACTCAAAGTTTTGGGATTATCCAAAGACGAAGTAGTTGCTTTTGGCGATGGACTGAATGATGTAGAAATGTTGTCTTATGTCGGGCTGGGGATCGCAATGGGAAATGCCAATGAAGAAGTGAAATCATATGCTAATCATGTGACCAGTTCAGTGGATGAGAGCGGAATTCGTAAAGGCTTGGAGTATGCCGGATTATTGTAG
- a CDS encoding NUDIX domain-containing protein, whose amino-acid sequence MFYVNARAFIEREGKQGTELVIQTRNKPGEEALELPGGRIELFESIHKALIREVQEETGLTITRIEGASKRIDTVGINPDFEVECVEPFCAYQTLKGPIDSIGMYFICKAEGKLLEQGDETKGATWKTLQSLRTMIDQNPLQFSNVDRAGLKYYLKHRVVRD is encoded by the coding sequence ATGTTCTATGTTAATGCAAGAGCTTTTATTGAAAGAGAAGGAAAACAAGGAACCGAGCTCGTCATTCAAACCCGTAACAAGCCGGGAGAGGAAGCACTTGAACTCCCAGGCGGGAGAATTGAACTATTCGAATCTATACACAAAGCGTTAATTAGAGAAGTCCAGGAAGAAACAGGTCTTACGATTACTCGGATTGAAGGCGCTTCAAAAAGGATAGATACGGTAGGGATCAATCCTGATTTTGAGGTCGAATGTGTGGAACCTTTTTGTGCATACCAAACTCTTAAGGGTCCGATTGATTCCATTGGTATGTATTTTATCTGTAAGGCAGAAGGGAAACTGTTGGAACAAGGAGACGAGACAAAGGGAGCTACATGGAAAACGCTGCAAAGTCTTCGTACGATGATCGATCAGAATCCGCTGCAGTTTAGTAACGTGGACCGAGCAGGTCTAAAATATTATCTGAAACATAGAGTTGTGCGTGATTAA